The following proteins come from a genomic window of Methylorubrum populi:
- the ruvX gene encoding Holliday junction resolvase RuvX, producing the protein MNRDEIAAFAEASAGAPRLIGLDLGTKTIGLALSDVGRQIASPLETIRRVKFTPDAQRIVALCATHAVGGLVIGLPLNMDGSEGPRAQSSRSFARNLKPLLPLPVLFFDERLSTAAVTRTLLEADASRARRGELVDKLAAAYILQSCLDVMGGLLDAAQETDADRF; encoded by the coding sequence GTGAACCGGGACGAGATCGCAGCCTTTGCCGAAGCCTCGGCCGGCGCACCGCGCCTGATCGGGCTCGACCTCGGCACCAAGACCATCGGCCTCGCCCTGTCCGATGTCGGCCGGCAGATCGCGTCGCCGCTGGAGACCATCCGTCGGGTGAAGTTCACACCGGACGCGCAGCGGATCGTGGCGCTCTGCGCCACTCACGCCGTCGGCGGTCTCGTGATCGGCCTGCCGCTCAACATGGATGGCTCGGAAGGGCCGAGGGCGCAGTCGAGCCGGAGCTTCGCCCGCAACCTCAAGCCGCTGCTGCCGCTGCCGGTCCTGTTCTTCGACGAGCGGCTCTCCACCGCCGCCGTCACCCGGACGCTGCTCGAAGCGGACGCGTCCCGGGCGCGCCGCGGCGAACTCGTGGATAAGCTCGCCGCCGCCTACATCCTGCAGAGCTGCCTCGATGTGATGGGCGGCTTGCTGGATGCGGCGCAGGAGACCGACGCGGACCGGTTCTGA
- a CDS encoding SMI1/KNR4 family protein translates to MWDSVFRSFRPGLTSSEADLARAEAELGFPLPQSYRSFARECGAGRVGGHLRIFTPVPVEAADLSSRAHLISHGVALALDGLRDGDSDEPHRFTIEGDADAELMERACFFGQTERGDFLFFDVTPGFPEYDIWVLCADLETVHFGGADLAAFLRGLQGLEILHILGDGEGPLPATFEGDDAAALEQLGALAS, encoded by the coding sequence ATGTGGGACAGCGTCTTCCGGAGCTTCCGTCCGGGCCTGACGTCGAGCGAGGCGGATCTCGCCCGGGCCGAGGCGGAGCTCGGCTTTCCCCTCCCTCAGAGCTACCGCAGCTTCGCGCGGGAATGCGGCGCCGGGCGGGTCGGCGGGCATCTGCGTATCTTCACCCCCGTTCCGGTGGAGGCGGCCGATCTCAGCTCGCGCGCGCACCTGATCTCGCATGGCGTCGCGCTCGCCCTCGACGGCCTGCGCGACGGGGACAGCGACGAACCGCACCGCTTCACCATCGAGGGTGACGCCGATGCCGAGCTGATGGAGCGGGCCTGCTTCTTCGGGCAGACCGAGCGGGGCGACTTCCTGTTCTTCGACGTGACGCCCGGCTTTCCCGAATACGACATCTGGGTGCTGTGCGCCGATCTGGAGACGGTGCATTTCGGCGGCGCCGACCTGGCGGCCTTCCTGCGCGGGCTTCAGGGTCTCGAGATCCTGCACATCCTCGGTGACGGGGAAGGTCCGCTGCCGGCGACCTTCGAGGGCGACGACGCGGCGGCCCTGGAGCAACTCGGAGCCCTTGCTTCGTGA
- the gatC gene encoding Asp-tRNA(Asn)/Glu-tRNA(Gln) amidotransferase subunit GatC — translation MSVDEKTVRRIAHLARIAVADEDVAPLQGELNAILAFVEQLGAVDVAGVEPMTSVTPMRMKKRADVVNDGGRASDIVANAPETEDNYFLVPKVVE, via the coding sequence ATGTCGGTCGACGAAAAGACGGTACGGCGCATCGCGCATCTGGCCCGCATCGCGGTGGCCGACGAGGATGTCGCGCCGCTGCAGGGCGAACTCAACGCGATCCTCGCCTTCGTGGAACAGCTCGGCGCGGTCGATGTCGCCGGCGTCGAGCCGATGACCTCCGTCACCCCGATGCGCATGAAGAAGCGCGCGGACGTGGTGAATGACGGCGGCCGGGCGAGCGACATCGTCGCCAACGCCCCCGAGACCGAGGACAACTATTTTCTCGTGCCGAAGGTCGTCGAGTAA